One region of Primulina tabacum isolate GXHZ01 chromosome 1, ASM2559414v2, whole genome shotgun sequence genomic DNA includes:
- the LOC142517119 gene encoding uncharacterized protein LOC142517119: MAAMFAANTSVLNISSSLSKNYPSVPVRPKVSRVGFITPRYPALKVPHATDSRAEENVQGWKNKANNAAESVSGKVGEAGDRAADSLHDFQGNAKEAFGGASDKADEIKGKSQNSAGDVADKTKDYAHDAEKSGKGAAGTVMDKTKEAVGSVTDKTKGAAHGAKENTENVVDGVADAARSVGDKARQTAENIKDTVTGKADEAQSRR, translated from the exons ATGGCAGCCATGTTTGCAGCTAACACATCAGTCCTTAATATCTCAAGTTCTTTGTCTAAAAATTACCCCTCCGTTCCTGTTCGTCCTAAAGTATCCAGGGTTGGCTTTATTACTCCCAGATATCCTGCTCTTAAG GTTCCGCATGCAACCGACAGCCGAGCCGAAGAGAATGTCCAGGGATGGAAGAATAAGGCTAACAACGCCGCCGAAAGTGTGTCGGGCAAGGTGGGCGAAGCTGGAGACAGGGCGGCCGATTCACTGCACGACTTCCAGGGGAACGCGAAGGAGGCATTCGGCGGCGCCTCAGATAAAGCTGATGAGATAAAGGGAAAAAGTCAGAACTCAGCCGGAGATGTGGCCGACAAAACAAAGGACTACGCACATGACGCGGAGAAAAGTGGGAAAGGAGCTGCGGGAACGGTGATGGACAAGACGAAGGAAGCGGTCGGGTCGGTGACTGATAAGACCAAGGGCGCTGCTCATGGAGCGAAGGAGAACACCGAGAATGTGGTGGATGGCGTGGCGGACGCAGCACGGAGTGTAGGAGACAAGGCGAGGCAGACGGCGGAGAATATCAAAGATACGGTGACGGGGAAGGCGGATGAAGCGCAGTCTAGGCGTTAA